The Gemmatimonadota bacterium genome window below encodes:
- a CDS encoding YifB family Mg chelatase-like AAA ATPase: MLFRILTSALQGVEAHAVHVEADVSPGIPHTQIVGLPDASVRESRDRVHAAVRNSGYEMPPARITLNLAPAGLPKEGSGFDLPIALALLAASGQIPGEGLERRLFLGELSLDGSLRPVRGVLVAAVAARRMGAAGIVVSVGNRREALSVEGLEVGAAGSLREAAERAADPGFHERGQASEGRARRPGGVDLADVRGQDEARRALEIAAAGGHNLFMVGPPGAGKTMLARRLSTVLPPLAGEDSLEATMIHSIAGVLSAGGAPLHEPPFRAPHHTVSDVGLVGGGNPPRPGEVSLAHRGVLFLDELPEFRRSALEALRQPAEDGRVSVVRAGRSAVFPARFQLVAAMNPCPCGKAGEGPGACRCTSTEIRRYRARLSGPLLDRVDLHVRVPAVGLERLTGGEPGESSESVRERVEAARRAQYAGERGAGGRGVVNAELSGRDLERACALPAGGKALLATALRRRGLSARGVHRVMRVARTIADLADAEEVALPHLAEAVRYRVLPEVGTGATRPGDGISLERTGRTAYRRA, encoded by the coding sequence GTGCTCTTCCGCATACTGACTTCCGCCCTTCAGGGCGTTGAGGCTCATGCTGTTCATGTCGAGGCCGATGTGTCTCCGGGGATCCCCCATACGCAGATCGTGGGGCTGCCGGATGCGTCCGTCCGGGAGTCTCGGGACCGCGTGCATGCGGCCGTTCGCAACTCCGGCTACGAGATGCCTCCGGCACGCATCACGCTGAATCTCGCTCCGGCCGGTCTCCCGAAGGAGGGCTCCGGCTTCGACCTTCCCATTGCGCTGGCGCTGCTCGCGGCGTCCGGGCAGATTCCCGGCGAAGGCCTGGAGCGCAGGTTGTTCCTTGGCGAACTCTCGCTCGACGGGTCGCTGCGCCCGGTGCGTGGGGTCCTGGTGGCGGCCGTGGCGGCTCGCCGGATGGGGGCCGCGGGGATCGTCGTGTCGGTCGGGAATCGCCGGGAGGCGCTCTCGGTGGAGGGCCTGGAGGTCGGGGCTGCGGGGAGCCTTCGGGAAGCGGCCGAGCGCGCCGCTGACCCCGGGTTCCACGAGCGAGGGCAGGCATCGGAGGGGCGTGCTCGGCGGCCGGGTGGCGTGGATCTCGCGGATGTCCGCGGGCAGGACGAGGCACGCAGGGCACTGGAGATTGCGGCGGCCGGGGGGCACAACCTCTTCATGGTGGGTCCGCCCGGCGCCGGGAAGACCATGCTGGCCCGGCGGCTTTCGACGGTCCTCCCGCCCCTTGCCGGAGAGGATTCGCTGGAGGCGACGATGATCCACTCGATCGCCGGGGTGCTGAGCGCCGGCGGAGCGCCGCTTCACGAACCGCCCTTTCGCGCGCCGCATCACACGGTCAGCGATGTGGGCCTTGTCGGGGGGGGGAACCCGCCGCGCCCCGGCGAGGTCAGCCTCGCGCACCGCGGCGTCCTCTTCCTTGACGAGTTGCCCGAGTTTCGCCGATCCGCTCTGGAGGCGCTTCGCCAGCCTGCGGAGGACGGGCGGGTTTCCGTGGTGCGTGCGGGCAGAAGCGCGGTGTTCCCCGCTCGCTTTCAGCTCGTCGCTGCGATGAATCCCTGCCCGTGCGGCAAGGCCGGGGAAGGCCCCGGGGCGTGCCGATGCACTTCGACTGAGATCCGCCGGTATCGCGCACGCCTCTCCGGCCCGCTCCTGGATCGCGTGGACCTGCATGTGCGCGTGCCTGCCGTCGGGCTGGAACGGCTCACAGGCGGGGAACCGGGCGAATCATCCGAATCCGTGCGCGAGCGCGTCGAGGCGGCGCGCCGGGCGCAGTATGCGGGGGAACGCGGCGCGGGAGGGCGGGGGGTCGTCAACGCGGAACTCTCCGGGCGGGACCTCGAGCGCGCGTGCGCGTTGCCCGCCGGAGGGAAGGCGCTCCTCGCCACGGCCCTCCGCAGGCGCGGGCTTTCGGCGCGGGGGGTTCATCGGGTCATGCGTGTGGCGCGCACCATTGCGGATCTTGCGGACGCAGAGGAAGTGGCGCTCCCGCACCTTGCGGAGGCGGTACGGTATCGCGTCCTCCCGGAGGTGGGCACGGGGGCGACCCGCCCCGGCGATGGGATATCTCTGGAACGCACCGGACGAACGGCCTATCGTCGCGCCTGA
- a CDS encoding pyruvate kinase — translation MERTVPPKILCTIGPATLNRRCLVKMEQDGVWLFRINLSHTRLEELPGVISEIQSCSRVPICIDTEGAQLRTGYLKGGRRNLPAGSLVVVGGAGGLSANPDTALARLSAEMGITLNHPEVLRDIEIGEMIYLRLGSTSVQVIDKLENDELLCRVVIGGTVGSNKAVDIQTPLALPAMTEKDRASIQIGREFGVKHFALSFAQSAEDVRSMRAEVGDDAFLISKVESNRGLMTLDDIIRESDAILIDRGDLSREQAISRIPFWQKRITHATKEGKKELYVATNLLESMITSSLPTRAEVNDIANTLLDGADGLVLAAETAIGGNPLAAVGILKSVIEEYEKFTRGEGPRLEDAGSRLIPPHGGSLCLAPRLDRKALPMTSTDLPLRHTQYLDFLQLANGVFSPVRGFMTKAEVESVLSREVLLSGALWPVPILLQVPGEVHSAVEQGERVALKWQDSVVGTLTVGEKYEISPGEVCERLFGSRNPDHPGVETVMEGGGFVLAGDIEIVDDVRVDAARYEVTPLQSRSLFEMKGWSQVVGFHTRTLPNLAHEFIQKRAFARTFADGLFVSPVSGPVRDGEFGIAETTRCYNELTTSREYENLEVVIGSFPTHTRYAGVREVVFDALCHQNHGCTHFVAGPEHGEFAAASGGTESSSRMDELQKKMEVRIVTASRVYYCDECGSVTDSCTHSSEHHHPITGSLVSEVLRGGGTFRYPMVSGVVREFLAT, via the coding sequence ATGGAACGGACAGTCCCACCGAAGATCCTCTGTACCATCGGCCCGGCTACGCTGAACCGGCGGTGTCTGGTGAAGATGGAACAGGACGGAGTCTGGCTCTTCCGAATCAACCTGTCGCACACCCGGCTGGAGGAACTGCCCGGCGTGATCTCCGAGATCCAGTCGTGCTCCCGGGTTCCCATCTGCATCGACACCGAGGGCGCGCAATTGCGCACCGGCTACCTCAAGGGCGGGAGGCGCAACCTCCCGGCTGGCTCGCTCGTGGTCGTGGGAGGCGCGGGGGGGCTGTCGGCAAACCCTGATACCGCGCTGGCCCGGCTCTCGGCGGAGATGGGGATTACCTTGAATCACCCGGAGGTGCTTCGGGATATCGAAATCGGAGAGATGATCTACCTTCGGCTGGGTTCCACTTCCGTGCAGGTCATCGACAAGCTGGAGAACGACGAACTCCTCTGCCGAGTCGTGATCGGGGGGACGGTTGGCTCCAACAAGGCGGTGGACATCCAGACTCCTCTCGCGCTTCCCGCCATGACGGAGAAGGATCGCGCCTCCATTCAGATCGGGCGGGAGTTCGGAGTGAAACACTTCGCCCTTTCATTCGCGCAATCCGCGGAGGATGTGCGATCCATGCGGGCCGAAGTGGGTGACGATGCGTTCCTGATCTCGAAAGTGGAGTCGAACCGGGGCCTCATGACTCTCGACGACATCATCCGCGAGTCGGACGCGATCCTGATCGATCGAGGGGATCTCTCCCGGGAGCAGGCCATCTCCCGAATCCCGTTCTGGCAGAAGCGGATTACGCACGCCACCAAAGAGGGCAAGAAGGAACTCTATGTGGCAACGAACCTGCTGGAGTCCATGATCACCAGCAGTCTGCCTACGCGTGCGGAGGTCAACGACATCGCCAACACGCTGCTGGATGGAGCGGACGGGCTGGTTCTTGCCGCGGAAACGGCCATCGGCGGAAATCCGCTGGCTGCCGTCGGGATCTTGAAGAGTGTGATCGAAGAATACGAGAAGTTCACTCGCGGGGAGGGACCCAGGCTGGAAGACGCCGGTTCGCGCCTGATCCCGCCTCATGGGGGAAGTCTCTGTCTGGCGCCTCGGCTGGATCGGAAGGCATTGCCGATGACCTCGACCGATCTTCCGCTTCGGCACACGCAGTATCTGGACTTCCTGCAGCTCGCGAACGGTGTGTTCAGCCCGGTGCGGGGGTTCATGACCAAGGCGGAGGTCGAGAGCGTACTCAGCAGGGAAGTGCTCCTGAGCGGGGCGCTGTGGCCCGTTCCCATTCTGCTTCAGGTTCCGGGGGAAGTTCACTCTGCGGTGGAGCAGGGGGAGCGAGTGGCACTCAAGTGGCAGGACTCCGTGGTCGGCACGCTGACGGTGGGGGAGAAGTACGAGATCTCCCCGGGTGAGGTCTGTGAGCGGCTCTTCGGCTCACGAAACCCCGACCACCCCGGGGTAGAGACCGTGATGGAAGGCGGGGGCTTCGTTCTCGCGGGAGACATCGAGATTGTCGATGATGTGCGCGTTGATGCCGCACGCTACGAGGTGACACCGCTTCAATCGCGTTCGCTCTTTGAGATGAAGGGCTGGTCACAGGTCGTCGGGTTCCACACGAGGACATTGCCCAATCTCGCGCACGAGTTCATCCAGAAGAGGGCATTCGCGCGGACCTTCGCCGATGGTCTCTTCGTCAGTCCGGTTTCCGGACCGGTTCGGGATGGCGAGTTCGGCATCGCGGAGACTACACGATGCTACAACGAACTGACCACCTCCCGGGAGTACGAGAACCTGGAGGTGGTCATCGGGTCGTTCCCGACGCACACCAGATACGCCGGGGTGCGGGAGGTCGTATTCGACGCGCTCTGCCATCAGAACCACGGCTGCACGCACTTTGTGGCCGGGCCGGAGCATGGAGAGTTTGCCGCGGCATCGGGCGGTACTGAGAGCTCCTC
- a CDS encoding GNAT family N-acetyltransferase, with amino-acid sequence MLRDFETRDYDDCVRIENLLYPGHGSSVERMRHTDLAKDERIRFRRWVWEEAGSPVGWCEYSQFMECHHPRKFSLAIRVAPQWQRRGIGSACYERLVEELRAFDPLKLGAVGKDDMPESMHFLERRGFVIGLRELQYSLDLSRFDPESHEDAISKLEESGLRLQTLREYEAECPDARVRMWEMEQAVSPDIPSNDEFTPVSFDSFAGMVFGHPNFDPDAWVVALDGDSPVGVTNLWDREGNDGINTGLTAVRREYRGRGIASAVKARSLAWAKARGYPWARTENEENNRGMIGINRRLGFEPMPTWLWYEKVV; translated from the coding sequence ATGTTGCGGGACTTCGAGACCAGGGACTATGACGATTGCGTCCGGATCGAGAACCTCCTCTACCCGGGGCATGGCAGCTCCGTGGAACGCATGCGCCACACAGATCTCGCGAAGGACGAACGAATCCGATTCCGGCGCTGGGTATGGGAGGAAGCGGGCAGCCCGGTGGGCTGGTGCGAGTACAGTCAGTTCATGGAGTGCCATCACCCACGCAAGTTCAGTCTGGCCATCCGCGTTGCGCCCCAGTGGCAGCGGCGCGGAATCGGGTCGGCCTGCTACGAGCGTCTCGTGGAGGAACTCCGGGCGTTCGACCCTCTGAAGCTCGGTGCCGTCGGGAAGGACGACATGCCGGAGTCCATGCACTTCCTGGAGAGGCGCGGGTTCGTGATCGGTCTTCGGGAACTGCAGTACAGTCTGGATCTTTCGCGCTTCGATCCCGAGTCGCATGAAGATGCCATTTCGAAGCTGGAAGAGTCCGGCCTTCGTCTGCAGACGCTGCGCGAGTACGAAGCGGAGTGCCCGGACGCCCGGGTGCGGATGTGGGAGATGGAGCAGGCGGTCTCTCCGGACATTCCCAGCAATGATGAGTTCACCCCGGTGAGTTTCGACTCCTTTGCCGGGATGGTCTTCGGACATCCGAACTTCGACCCCGACGCATGGGTGGTTGCGCTGGACGGAGACTCGCCCGTGGGAGTCACCAATCTGTGGGATCGGGAGGGGAATGATGGTATCAACACCGGCCTCACGGCCGTTCGCCGGGAGTACCGCGGGCGTGGGATCGCTTCCGCGGTCAAGGCGAGGTCTCTGGCCTGGGCAAAGGCCAGGGGATACCCTTGGGCGCGAACCGAGAACGAGGAGAACAATCGCGGCATGATCGGGATCAACCGGCGCCTCGGGTTTGAGCCGATGCCGACCTGGCTGTGGTACGAGAAAGTTGTGTAG
- a CDS encoding FlgD immunoglobulin-like domain containing protein: MSILVIVRRGLAAGVLAAALAPPALACDSLSRQDLAMPPDAWGVPRLQLDCPEPPCVPDTACGTFETNTAFVRLDSLAASPIYTPPCKGSYCFTIDKGSDSTYYHLHPLKPDSCHSWVTDSGLYASTSTDGLTWTLGGLAFPSTGSWYASIKCPDVHYGEQPGEMYLYFQGEGNGIGRADSQDGGLSFVDSGAPVLTSDDPANTNVRTPSVVHFRGKYYMVYNEVCSHGGPPFMLATLNLKVSDDGYVWEDLDPNPNPILIAGECDQFDRGGVGLGQLVADPDGRTLHLFYAGTGWLINSDNGGLSNRGCVKIGHAQSTDLGLTWCKTGSPVLDHPPAGTLAWDTVQYMVTSYTWEKGPVGEDRLRMYYWGEGPVDPGCHRELGVAEAVHLPECSATGVAEIASGGGRSSSGYRVFLKSYPNPASGSTTISHDLARGAAGWAELSIHDICGRRVRTLWSGDLASAPATFEWDGRGDAGFEVAAGRYLLRLDSGGSTLGAHWVTRVR, translated from the coding sequence ATGTCCATTCTCGTCATCGTCCGCAGAGGGTTGGCCGCAGGGGTTCTGGCGGCCGCTCTGGCTCCGCCCGCTCTGGCTTGTGACAGCTTGTCCAGGCAGGATCTTGCGATGCCTCCGGATGCGTGGGGCGTGCCGCGCCTCCAGCTGGACTGCCCGGAACCGCCTTGCGTTCCCGACACCGCGTGCGGCACTTTCGAGACCAACACGGCTTTCGTTCGCTTGGACAGCCTTGCGGCGTCTCCGATCTATACGCCGCCGTGCAAGGGGTCGTACTGCTTCACGATCGACAAGGGAAGTGATTCCACCTACTACCACCTCCATCCCCTGAAGCCGGATAGCTGCCACTCCTGGGTGACGGACAGCGGCCTCTATGCCTCCACTTCCACGGACGGGCTGACCTGGACGCTTGGGGGGCTGGCGTTTCCGTCGACAGGAAGCTGGTATGCGTCCATCAAGTGCCCGGATGTCCACTACGGGGAGCAACCCGGGGAGATGTACCTCTACTTTCAGGGGGAGGGGAATGGAATCGGCCGCGCGGACTCCCAGGACGGCGGTCTGAGCTTCGTGGATTCCGGCGCGCCGGTTCTGACCAGCGACGATCCCGCCAACACGAATGTTCGCACGCCCTCGGTTGTTCACTTCAGAGGGAAGTACTACATGGTCTATAACGAGGTCTGCAGCCACGGCGGCCCCCCCTTCATGCTGGCCACACTCAACCTGAAGGTCTCCGACGATGGATATGTCTGGGAGGATCTCGATCCCAATCCCAATCCCATCCTGATTGCCGGAGAGTGCGATCAGTTCGACCGCGGAGGAGTGGGCCTTGGCCAGTTGGTCGCCGATCCGGACGGCAGGACATTGCACCTGTTCTACGCCGGAACCGGATGGCTCATTAACAGCGACAATGGGGGGCTTTCGAACCGGGGCTGCGTCAAGATCGGTCATGCGCAGTCCACCGATCTGGGACTGACCTGGTGTAAGACCGGGAGTCCGGTTCTGGATCATCCACCGGCTGGCACGCTCGCATGGGATACGGTGCAGTACATGGTCACCAGCTACACATGGGAGAAGGGCCCTGTCGGGGAGGACAGGCTCCGCATGTACTACTGGGGGGAGGGCCCGGTCGATCCGGGTTGTCACCGTGAGCTGGGTGTTGCTGAAGCCGTCCACCTCCCGGAATGCAGCGCGACGGGCGTGGCGGAGATTGCGAGCGGGGGGGGGCGCAGTTCGTCCGGATATCGCGTATTTCTGAAGTCGTATCCGAACCCTGCCTCCGGGAGCACGACGATCTCCCACGATCTGGCCCGGGGGGCCGCAGGCTGGGCCGAACTCTCGATCCACGACATTTGCGGCCGGAGGGTTCGCACTCTCTGGTCCGGAGATCTTGCGTCCGCGCCGGCCACCTTCGAGTGGGACGGGCGTGGGGACGCGGGTTTTGAAGTTGCGGCGGGGCGCTATCTGCTGCGTCTTGATTCCGGAGGATCCACGCTGGGCGCGCACTGGGTGACGCGGGTGCGCTGA